In Anguilla rostrata isolate EN2019 chromosome 1, ASM1855537v3, whole genome shotgun sequence, a genomic segment contains:
- the si:ch211-261d7.3 gene encoding myb-related transcription factor, partner of profilin, with product MTEYYEEGGLLYEHSPPMHIKVESPEGPFGGGVSEDGFTREDDDSEGSCDNGELPGALPFNVVVVHPSIMTPGMSADDLIPHEQNSSVSAAMVAGGGGKRKSRFSGAELEVLVSEVTRCEGELFGPAGRLRRRERERIWGGILERVNAVSRVPRTLREVKKRWDDLKRRNGGRLADARHRSCCLPSGRGASTLGRSAQGSPRLHQARQRQGSRGKAGYLCFSDNDVVAAGAVDGLERDGFEKEEEQSGGGGDEGDGDGEGGDSNMEDKLGLGLGLGLGPPPASERWLPPSPLYSAPFLNGTPQPSPQPSLGAPHGPVEVPLRGSWLEDELRGLGEAAAHLGDRVEQHLREFGESFRRDVRTLVASQEALSTSLQQNNVLLQRLLGILETQQQQQQQQQQQQPQQQPQHPGIPPPPAAPPIPAPPDILDGTVQADPSIEMAGRAQRPRRGRTGDQRRRRRR from the exons ATGACTGAGTATTacgaggagggggggttgctGTATGAGCACTCACCCCCCATGCACATTAAAGTGGAGTCTCCAGAAGGACCTTTTGGAGGGGGCGTGTCTGAGGATGGCTTCACTAGGGAGGACGACGACTCGGAGGGGAGCTGTGACAACGGGGAGTTGCCGGGGGCCCTACCTTTCAATGTGGTGGTTGTGCACCCCAGTATCATGACCCCGGGCATGTCCGCAGACGATCTTATCCCCCATGAACAAA ATAGCAGTGTCTCTGCCGCCATGgtggctgggggcgggggcaagCGGAAGAGCCGGTTCAGTGGGGCGGAGCTGGAGGTGCTGGTGTCGGAGGTGACGCGCTGTGAGGGGGAGCTCTTTGGGCCAGCAGGCAGGCTACGGCgccgggagagggagaggatttGGGGCGGGATCCTGGAGCGGGTCAACGCCGTGTCCCGCGTCCCCCGCACCCTTCGTGAAGTCAAGAAGCGCTGGGACGACCTGAAGAGACGCAACGGGGGCAGGCTGGCCGATGCCCGTCACCGCAGCTGCTGCCTGCCGTCCGGGCGAGGTGCCTCCACGCTGGGCCGGTCTGCTCAGGGGAGTCCCAGGCTCCATCAGGCCCGACAGAGGCAAGGGAGCAGGGGGAAGGCTGGTTACCTGTGCTTCTCTGATAATGATGTAG tggctGCTGGAGCTGTGGACGGGTTGGAGAGAGATGGCtttgagaaagaggaggaacaGTCCGGAGGAGGTGGGGACGAAGGCGACGGGGACGGTGAGGGAGGAGACAGCAACATGGAGGACAAGCTGGGACTGGGGCTAGGCCTGGGACTGGGGCCGCCCCCTGCGTCGGAGCGTTGGCTGCCTCCGTCCCCCCTCTACAGTGCCCCGTTTCTTAACGGAACGCCCCAGCCCAGTCCCCAGCCTTCTCTCGGGGCCCCACACGGCCCCGTGGAGGTGCCCCTTCGCGGCTCATGGCTGGAAGACGAGCTCAGGGGCCTGGGAGAAGCTGCGGCCCATCTCGGGGACCGGGTGGAGCAGCACCTAAGAGAGTTCGGTGAAAGTTTTAGACGTGACGTACGGACGCTAGTGGCCTCACAGGAAGCCCTGTCCACCAGCCTACAGCAGAACAATGTACTTTTGCAAAGACTACTGGGAATCCTTGAAAcgcagcaacagcaacagcagcaacaacagcaacagcaaccgCAACAACAGCCCCAACACCCAGGCATTCCTCCACCCCCAGCTGCACCACCAATCCCGGCGCCACCTGATATTCTAGATGGTACCGTCCAGGCTGATCCGTCAATAGAAATGGCTGGGAGAGCCCAACGCCCACGGCGGGGGAGGACTGGTGACCAGAGACGCAGACGAAGGCGCTAG
- the prss1 gene encoding trypsin-1 — protein sequence MKCLILLALFGVAFAAPVEDEGDKIVGGFECRKNSVPYQVSLNAGYHFCGGSLITRDWVVSAAHCRKSRVQVRMGEHNIATNEGTEQFIDSVKVIIHPSYNSYTMDNDIMLIKLSKPATLNSYVNTVSLPTRCAGAGSSCLISGWGNVLSSGTSYPDRLMCLNAPILSDSSCRNSYPGEITANMFCAGFLEGGKDSCQGDSGGPVVCSGQLQGVVSWGYGCAQKNRPGVYVKVCNYNSWIQNTIASN from the exons ATGAAGTGTCTCATTCTACTGGCTTTGTTCGGAGTGGCAT TTGCTGCCCCTGTGGAAGATGAAGGTGACAAGATTGTTGGAGGGTTCGAGTGCAGGAAGAACTCGGTGCCCTACCAAGTGTCCCTGAATGCCGGATATCACTTCTGTGGAGGGTCCCTCATCACCAGGGACTGGGTTGTGTCTGCAGCCCACTGCCGCAAGTC CCGTGTCCAGGTGCGCATGGGTGAGCACAACATCGCCACCAACGAGGGCACCGAGCAGTTCATCGACTCCGTCAAGGTTATCATTCACCCCTCCTACAACAGCTACACCATGGACAACGACATCATGCTGATCAAGCTGAGCAAGCCCGCCACCCTGAACAGCTACGTGAACACCGTCTCCCTGCCAACCCGATGCGCGGGGGCCGGCAGCAGCTGTCTGATCTCCGGCTGGGGCAACGTCCTCAGCAGTGGAA CCTCCTACCCCGACCGTCTGATGTGCCTGAACGCTCCCATCCTCAGTGACAGCAGTTGCAGGAACTCCTATCCCGGGGAAATCACAGCCAACATGTTCTGCGCTGGTTTCCTGGAGGGTGGCAAGGACTCCTGCCAG ggtgatTCTGGTGGCCCGGTGGTGTGCAGTGGTCAGCTCCAGGGTGTTGTGTCCTGGGGATATGGCTGTGCCCAGAAAAACAGGCCTGGGGTTTATGTCAAGGTCTGCAACTACAACTCCTGGATTCAGAATACCATCGCTTCCAACTAA